In Streptomyces sp. DG2A-72, one genomic interval encodes:
- a CDS encoding transglutaminase-like domain-containing protein — protein MRPPYPPPPERSAELRRRFAEEARSERPDLSTLCLLVGAEADGALDEAGIDAAQIELDELAGQLPFRPGGPRSWAVALRELLGDRCGFRGWATDYRRLESSLLHEVLRRRRGLPILLSVVWMEVARRAGAHVYGVALPGHFVVGFGDAEEQVLADPFAGGRVLSGGDVELMVAGATGAALQPSMLAPADPLEVVVRILNNVRAWAAARPERSDVALWGVELSLLLPSHPARLRYERAQLLVRRGDFLRGAAELEAYAEVVGAVDEAAAEKVRGQAHGARAMLN, from the coding sequence ATGCGTCCCCCCTACCCTCCCCCGCCTGAACGGTCCGCCGAGCTGCGGCGGCGGTTCGCCGAAGAGGCACGTTCCGAACGGCCCGATCTGTCGACGCTGTGCCTGCTGGTCGGCGCGGAGGCGGACGGGGCGCTGGACGAGGCCGGGATCGATGCGGCGCAGATCGAGCTGGACGAGCTGGCGGGGCAGCTGCCGTTCCGGCCCGGGGGGCCGCGGTCGTGGGCGGTGGCGTTGCGGGAGCTGCTCGGGGACCGGTGCGGGTTTCGCGGCTGGGCCACGGACTATCGGCGCCTTGAGTCGTCGTTGCTGCATGAGGTGCTTCGGCGGCGGCGTGGGTTGCCGATTCTGCTGTCGGTGGTGTGGATGGAGGTGGCTCGGCGGGCGGGGGCGCATGTGTACGGCGTCGCGTTGCCGGGGCACTTCGTGGTCGGGTTCGGGGACGCGGAGGAGCAGGTGCTGGCCGATCCCTTTGCTGGGGGGCGGGTGCTGAGCGGGGGTGATGTGGAGTTGATGGTCGCGGGGGCGACGGGGGCCGCGCTGCAGCCGTCGATGCTGGCGCCGGCCGATCCGTTGGAGGTGGTGGTGCGGATTCTCAACAACGTGCGGGCCTGGGCTGCGGCTCGGCCTGAGCGGTCGGATGTGGCGTTGTGGGGGGTGGAGTTGTCGCTGCTGTTGCCTTCGCATCCGGCTCGGTTGCGGTATGAGCGGGCGCAGCTGCTGGTGCGGCGGGGGGATTTTCTCCGGGGTGCGGCTGAGTTGGAGGCGTATGCGGAGGTGGTGGGGGCGGTGGATGAGGCTGCTGCTGAGAAGGTGCGGGGGCAGGCGCATGGGGCTCGTGCGATGTTGAACTGA
- a CDS encoding GNAT family N-acetyltransferase produces the protein MEISAAGRLEIRITTADVGKRVSVRRLNEPGTTHEKFTDTVGVLTSWDTGVLVIRRRDGQSVRIPESSLVAGKVVPPAPARRRGPAASYEELARVASRAWRPVESERLGEWELRAASGFTRRANSVLPLGDPGLPLDEALTVVRRWYGDRGLPAYIQTATGAEGTQELLCAELERRGWAREVTAEMWIGGLAPVADRATGAGVVLSRAADAQWLGRYQRKGVSDVALRVLGGGPSVWFATVPGAGGAAPAAIGRLVVDGRWAGFAAVEADPERRREGLATKVMAALARKALDEGASAAWLQVEADNEGARALYGGMGFGAHHSYHHYREPASDEVATDVANDAGRYGSQ, from the coding sequence GTGGAAATCTCCGCGGCCGGACGCCTCGAGATCCGTATCACCACTGCTGACGTGGGCAAACGTGTCTCGGTACGGCGTTTGAACGAGCCTGGAACCACGCACGAGAAATTCACCGACACGGTGGGTGTTCTCACATCATGGGACACCGGTGTGCTCGTGATCAGGCGGCGGGACGGGCAGTCCGTCCGGATTCCGGAGTCCTCGCTGGTCGCGGGCAAGGTGGTGCCGCCCGCGCCCGCCCGTCGGCGCGGTCCCGCCGCCTCGTACGAGGAGCTGGCCCGGGTCGCCTCCCGGGCCTGGCGGCCGGTGGAGAGCGAGCGGCTCGGCGAGTGGGAGCTGCGGGCCGCGTCCGGGTTCACCCGGCGCGCCAACTCCGTGCTGCCGCTCGGCGACCCCGGCCTGCCGCTCGACGAGGCGCTCACCGTCGTACGGCGGTGGTACGGCGACCGTGGGCTGCCCGCGTACATCCAGACCGCGACCGGGGCCGAGGGTACGCAGGAGCTGCTGTGCGCCGAGCTGGAGCGACGCGGGTGGGCCCGGGAGGTGACGGCTGAGATGTGGATCGGCGGCCTGGCACCGGTCGCCGACCGGGCGACGGGGGCCGGGGTCGTGCTGTCCAGGGCCGCCGATGCGCAGTGGCTGGGGCGTTATCAGCGCAAGGGCGTGAGTGACGTGGCGCTGAGGGTGCTGGGGGGTGGGCCGTCGGTGTGGTTCGCGACGGTGCCCGGTGCGGGCGGGGCCGCGCCCGCCGCCATCGGGCGGTTGGTCGTGGACGGGCGGTGGGCCGGGTTCGCCGCCGTCGAGGCGGATCCCGAGCGGCGGCGGGAGGGGCTGGCCACGAAGGTCATGGCCGCGCTGGCCCGCAAGGCACTCGACGAGGGCGCGTCGGCTGCGTGGCTGCAGGTCGAGGCGGACAATGAGGGGGCGCGGGCGTTGTACGGCGGGATGGGCTTCGGTGCGCATCACTCGTACCACCACTATCGCGAGCCGGCCTCGGACGAGGTGGCGACGGACGTGGCGAACGACGCCGGCCGGTACGGATCGCAGTGA